Proteins encoded together in one Telopea speciosissima isolate NSW1024214 ecotype Mountain lineage chromosome 4, Tspe_v1, whole genome shotgun sequence window:
- the LOC122660413 gene encoding bifunctional dihydrofolate reductase-thymidylate synthase-like isoform X1, translated as MVLKKLSCLAVSYFHRSGLLGIVSESSSPAFGALNLIARHRFLVRFSVMAGDTIKGLPNGDTILNFDPQRTYQVVVAATQSMGIGKDGKLPWRMPSDLKFFKEVTITTSDPLKRNAVIMGRKTWESIPLEHRPLPGRLNIVLTHSGSFDIATAENVIICGSMASALELLAASPYCLSIERVFLIGGGQIFKEALNSPGCEAIHFTEIETNFDCDAFIPPIDDSVFQPWYSSFPLVENNIRYSFVTYVRVRTSAALSNGVTFDSSSDNTKFEVDKFNFLPKIIFERHQEYLYHRLVQDIISNGNQKGDRTGTGTLSQFGCQMRFNLRKSFPLLTTKKVFWRGVVEELLWFISGSTNAKVLQEKDIHIWDGNASRDYLDSIGLADREVGDLGPIYGFQWRHFGARYTDMHADYTGQGFDQLLDVIDKIKNKPDDRRIVLSAWNPCDLTLMALPPCHMFAQFYVVNGELSCQMYQRSADMGLGVPFNIASYALLTCMIAHVCGLVPGDFIHVVGDAHVYRTHVRPLQEQLQKLPKPFPILKINPQKKDIDSFVTSDFKLIGYDPHQKIEMKMAV; from the exons GCTGTATCCTATTTTCACAGAAGTGGTCTGTTGGGGATCGTTTCTGAGTCATCTTCACCTGCATTTGGAGCTTTGAACTTGATTGCAAGGCATAGATTTCTTGTTAGATTTTCAGTTATGGCTGGTGACACCATCAAGGGGCTTCCAAATGGGGAcacaattttgaattttgatcctCAAAGGACTTACCAAGTTGTTGTAGCTGCAACTCAAAGTATGGGTATTGGGAAGGATGGAAAATTGCCTTGGAGGATGCCTTCTGATCTTAAATTTTTCAAGGAGGTCACAATAACCACATCAGATCCTCTGAAAAGAAATGCAGTGATAATGGGTAGGAAAACTTGGGAAAGTATTCCCCTTGAACATCGACCTCTACCTGGTCGCCTGAATATTGTGCTGACTCATTCTGGGAGTTTTGATATTGCAACTGCTGAGAATGTTATCATATGTGGAAGCATGGCTTCAGCTTTGGAATTGCTTGCAGCATCTCCTTATTGTCTGTCGATAGAGAGAGTTTTTCTTATAGGAGGTGGCCAGATATTTAA GGAAGCTCTCAATTCGCCTGGATGTGAAGCAATCCATTTTACAGAAATTGAGACAAACTTTGACTGTGATGCTTTCATTCCTCCAATCGACGACTCAGTGTTTCAGCCATGGTACTCATCCTTCCCATTGGTAGAGAACAACATTCGGTATTCTTTTGTAACTTATGTTCGTGTGAGGACTTCTGCAGCTCTAAGCAATGGGGTGACATTTGATAGTAGTTCTGACAACACTAAGTTTGAGGTAGATAAATTCAATTTTCTTCCCAAGATTATTTTTGAGAGGCATCAGGAGTACTTGTATCACAGACTCGTTCAAGATATAATCTCAAATGGAAATCAGAAGGGTGACAGGACGGGGACTGGTACCCTTTCACAATTTGGTTGCCAG ATGCGGTTTAATCTACGCAAATCATTTCCACTTCTTACAACTAAG AAAGTCTTTTGGCGAGGTGTTGTTGAAGAACTATTGTGGTTCATTAGTGGATCGACAAATGCAAAG GTTCTACAGGAAAAAGACATTCACATATGGGATGGCAATGCATCTAGAGACTACCTTGACAG TATTGGTTTGGCAGACCGGGAAGTGGGTGACTTGGGACCCATATATGGGTTTCAATGGAGGCACTTTGGTGCCAG GTATACTGATATGCATGCCGACTACACGGGACAAGGATTTGATCAGTTGTTGGATGTTATTGACAAGATAAAAAATAAGCCAGATGACCGTAGGATTGTTCTCTCAGCTTGGAATCCATGTGATCTCACATTGATGGCACTTCCACCTTGCCACATGTTTGCAcag TTTTATGTAGTCAATGGGGAGCTATCCTGTCAAATGTATCAGCGATCTGCTGACATGGGTCTTGGTGTGCCATTCAACATTGCATCTTATGCACTATTGACATGCATGATTGCTCATGTTTGTG GTCTTGTTCCTGGTGATTTCATCCATGTCGTTGGGGATGCACATGTTTATAGAACACATGTCAGGCCTTTGCAGGAGCAGCTTCAGAAATTACCTAAACCTTTTCCG ATTCTGAAAATCAATCCTCAGAAGAAAGATATAGATTCTTTTGTCACAAGTGATTTCAAGCTCATAGGTTATGATCCTCACCAGAAAATAGAAATGAAAATGGCAGTATAG
- the LOC122660413 gene encoding bifunctional dihydrofolate reductase-thymidylate synthase-like isoform X2, translating into MVLKKLSCLAVSYFHRSGLLGIVSESSSPAFGALNLIARHRFLVRFSVMAGDTIKGLPNGDTILNFDPQRTYQVVVAATQSMGIGKDGKLPWRMPSDLKFFKEVTITTSDPLKRNAVIMGRKTWESIPLEHRPLPGRLNIVLTHSGSFDIATAENVIICGSMASALELLAASPYCLSIERVFLIGGGQIFKEALNSPGCEAIHFTEIETNFDCDAFIPPIDDSVFQPWYSSFPLVENNIRYSFVTYVRVRTSAALSNGVTFDSSSDNTKFEVDKFNFLPKIIFERHQEYLYHRLVQDIISNGNQKGDRTGTGTLSQFGCQMRFNLRKSFPLLTTKKVFWRGVVEELLWFISGSTNAKVLQEKDIHIWDGNASRDYLDSIGLADREVGDLGPIYGFQWRHFGARYTDMHADYTGQGFDQLLDVIDKIKNKPDDRRIVLSAWNPCDLTLMALPPCHMFAQVLFLVISSMSLGMHMFIEHMSGLCRSSFRNYLNLFRF; encoded by the exons GCTGTATCCTATTTTCACAGAAGTGGTCTGTTGGGGATCGTTTCTGAGTCATCTTCACCTGCATTTGGAGCTTTGAACTTGATTGCAAGGCATAGATTTCTTGTTAGATTTTCAGTTATGGCTGGTGACACCATCAAGGGGCTTCCAAATGGGGAcacaattttgaattttgatcctCAAAGGACTTACCAAGTTGTTGTAGCTGCAACTCAAAGTATGGGTATTGGGAAGGATGGAAAATTGCCTTGGAGGATGCCTTCTGATCTTAAATTTTTCAAGGAGGTCACAATAACCACATCAGATCCTCTGAAAAGAAATGCAGTGATAATGGGTAGGAAAACTTGGGAAAGTATTCCCCTTGAACATCGACCTCTACCTGGTCGCCTGAATATTGTGCTGACTCATTCTGGGAGTTTTGATATTGCAACTGCTGAGAATGTTATCATATGTGGAAGCATGGCTTCAGCTTTGGAATTGCTTGCAGCATCTCCTTATTGTCTGTCGATAGAGAGAGTTTTTCTTATAGGAGGTGGCCAGATATTTAA GGAAGCTCTCAATTCGCCTGGATGTGAAGCAATCCATTTTACAGAAATTGAGACAAACTTTGACTGTGATGCTTTCATTCCTCCAATCGACGACTCAGTGTTTCAGCCATGGTACTCATCCTTCCCATTGGTAGAGAACAACATTCGGTATTCTTTTGTAACTTATGTTCGTGTGAGGACTTCTGCAGCTCTAAGCAATGGGGTGACATTTGATAGTAGTTCTGACAACACTAAGTTTGAGGTAGATAAATTCAATTTTCTTCCCAAGATTATTTTTGAGAGGCATCAGGAGTACTTGTATCACAGACTCGTTCAAGATATAATCTCAAATGGAAATCAGAAGGGTGACAGGACGGGGACTGGTACCCTTTCACAATTTGGTTGCCAG ATGCGGTTTAATCTACGCAAATCATTTCCACTTCTTACAACTAAG AAAGTCTTTTGGCGAGGTGTTGTTGAAGAACTATTGTGGTTCATTAGTGGATCGACAAATGCAAAG GTTCTACAGGAAAAAGACATTCACATATGGGATGGCAATGCATCTAGAGACTACCTTGACAG TATTGGTTTGGCAGACCGGGAAGTGGGTGACTTGGGACCCATATATGGGTTTCAATGGAGGCACTTTGGTGCCAG GTATACTGATATGCATGCCGACTACACGGGACAAGGATTTGATCAGTTGTTGGATGTTATTGACAAGATAAAAAATAAGCCAGATGACCGTAGGATTGTTCTCTCAGCTTGGAATCCATGTGATCTCACATTGATGGCACTTCCACCTTGCCACATGTTTGCAcag GTCTTGTTCCTGGTGATTTCATCCATGTCGTTGGGGATGCACATGTTTATAGAACACATGTCAGGCCTTTGCAGGAGCAGCTTCAGAAATTACCTAAACCTTTTCCG ATTCTGA